The Spirosoma foliorum genome has a window encoding:
- a CDS encoding PAS domain S-box protein, which yields MTISETEQQRLQALMSYTILDSLPEAEYDAITQIAAHICQTPISLITFLDTERQWFKAAQGFTLKETPRQYSFCAHAIQTPTLLMEVMDARVDERFAQNPLTLSDPPVIFYAGVPLVDEAGQALGTLCVIDHQPRHLSDQQATSLKSLAQQVVSLLKLRRSQTLLSQANQLLNDTNALLQAVVSSCPAGLTLFEPVYSNGELTDFKYVFTNVANAVIAGRSVEQMTGNTLNTLFSTAVTTGLFDRLKTVQQTGQPLHLQWQVTVEHEQIWCNLSMVSIGERVLLCVQDISQLKRTEQQLQAQTETLEQHVAERTLTIGQLSAWQNAILEHAGQAIISTDINGIVRTTNRAIEQLLGYKPEELIGCVVQIEPGPPENPVPLVSYQPSSDLPTSELLKTALETDGFFHIECLILGKRGQRIPVFMTASTLKDEGGTVTGYVGTATDISALKAAEEKAEKTSRELKIFFERALDLHCITSLDGHFLKVNQAWTETLGYLAEEIEGHYFLDFIHPDDRDDSLQTYQTPVIDGFVNRYQHKDGSYRLIQWRAKRYEKLIYSSARDITERKKAEDALRESEQRFREIAENVDEVFWIQSANPFQLLYINPAYERVFGITSQRLYDDPYSFLNAVIPEDRPMVEAAFERYRQGEEIPAQYRVQGGDGLIRWLNVRSFVMKDRGGIPLRCIGIASDITDMKEKELVLQQSLIREQELNKLKSQFVATASHEFRTPLATIQSSVDLIRMHLERSIQGPPPAVSRHLETIEREIANFSELLTDILTIGKIDVGRIPFHPEPVDLVALTNRVIETHFADRKDNRVVDVLIEGEPERVSVDQKLISHVLVNLLSNAFKFSQSNPKLLIRFGAQLVISVIDQGIGIPAEEQAHLFQTFFRAKNVVNIHGSGLGLVIVREFVELHGGTIRIDSVEHEGTTVTFTLLKG from the coding sequence ATGACTATATCAGAAACCGAGCAGCAGCGCTTACAGGCGCTCATGAGCTATACTATTCTCGATAGCTTACCAGAAGCGGAATATGACGCTATAACCCAAATAGCTGCCCATATCTGTCAAACGCCCATTTCACTGATTACTTTTTTGGATACTGAGCGTCAGTGGTTTAAAGCAGCCCAAGGTTTTACCCTCAAGGAGACGCCCCGGCAATATTCATTCTGTGCGCACGCCATTCAAACGCCAACCCTGCTTATGGAGGTGATGGATGCCCGTGTGGATGAACGCTTCGCCCAAAACCCACTGACGTTAAGCGACCCGCCTGTTATCTTTTACGCGGGTGTCCCGCTGGTTGATGAGGCTGGACAGGCACTGGGTACCTTATGTGTGATTGATCATCAGCCACGGCACCTCTCCGATCAACAGGCCACATCCCTTAAATCGTTGGCCCAGCAGGTTGTATCGCTCCTGAAACTGCGTCGGAGTCAGACCTTGCTAAGCCAGGCCAATCAGTTGCTAAACGATACGAATGCGCTATTACAAGCCGTCGTCAGTAGCTGTCCGGCCGGGTTGACCCTTTTCGAACCAGTTTATTCGAACGGTGAACTGACTGATTTCAAGTATGTTTTCACCAATGTCGCCAACGCCGTTATTGCTGGACGGAGCGTCGAACAGATGACCGGCAATACACTCAATACCCTGTTTTCAACAGCCGTTACAACTGGCCTGTTCGACCGATTAAAAACGGTTCAACAAACCGGCCAACCTCTCCATTTACAATGGCAGGTAACCGTTGAACACGAGCAGATTTGGTGTAATCTATCCATGGTTTCAATCGGGGAACGAGTCCTATTATGCGTACAGGATATCTCGCAACTGAAACGAACCGAGCAGCAACTACAGGCCCAGACCGAAACTTTAGAGCAGCATGTTGCGGAGCGTACGCTTACGATCGGGCAACTGTCGGCCTGGCAAAATGCAATTCTGGAACATGCCGGTCAGGCGATCATTTCAACGGATATCAACGGGATTGTTCGAACGACGAACCGGGCGATCGAACAGTTGTTAGGCTATAAACCCGAAGAGTTGATCGGTTGCGTCGTTCAGATTGAACCTGGCCCACCCGAAAATCCTGTACCCCTCGTTTCCTACCAGCCTTCTTCGGATCTCCCCACATCCGAACTACTTAAAACGGCGTTGGAAACGGATGGCTTTTTTCACATCGAATGCTTAATCCTGGGTAAAAGAGGCCAACGTATCCCGGTTTTTATGACGGCCAGCACCTTAAAGGATGAGGGCGGAACGGTGACAGGATACGTCGGGACGGCAACAGATATTTCGGCCTTGAAAGCCGCCGAAGAAAAGGCTGAAAAAACGAGTCGTGAGCTAAAGATCTTCTTTGAACGGGCGCTTGACCTCCATTGCATTACCAGCCTGGACGGGCATTTTTTAAAAGTAAATCAGGCCTGGACCGAAACGTTGGGCTATCTGGCGGAAGAAATTGAGGGGCATTACTTTCTCGATTTTATTCACCCCGACGACCGCGACGACTCGTTACAAACCTACCAGACGCCCGTCATCGACGGTTTTGTAAACCGGTACCAGCACAAAGACGGTAGTTATCGCCTGATCCAATGGCGCGCCAAACGGTATGAGAAACTGATCTATTCGTCAGCCCGGGATATTACTGAGCGAAAAAAGGCCGAAGATGCCCTAAGGGAAAGCGAACAGCGGTTTCGAGAGATTGCCGAAAACGTGGATGAAGTTTTCTGGATTCAGTCGGCGAATCCCTTTCAATTGTTATATATCAATCCGGCCTATGAACGCGTTTTTGGCATTACATCCCAACGTCTCTACGACGATCCTTACTCGTTCCTGAACGCGGTTATCCCCGAAGACCGTCCGATGGTAGAAGCGGCATTCGAACGGTATCGCCAGGGGGAGGAAATTCCCGCTCAGTACCGAGTTCAGGGAGGGGACGGCCTGATTCGTTGGCTCAATGTTCGCAGTTTTGTGATGAAAGACAGGGGGGGTATTCCCCTGCGGTGCATTGGTATTGCCAGTGATATTACGGATATGAAAGAAAAGGAACTGGTTCTTCAGCAATCGCTGATCCGGGAGCAGGAGTTAAACAAGCTCAAATCCCAGTTTGTCGCAACCGCTTCCCACGAATTCCGGACACCCCTGGCAACTATTCAATCGAGCGTCGATCTGATCCGTATGCACTTAGAGCGATCGATCCAAGGTCCGCCCCCAGCCGTTAGCCGACATCTGGAAACCATCGAACGGGAGATTGCCAACTTTAGCGAGTTATTAACTGATATCCTGACGATTGGCAAGATTGACGTTGGACGAATTCCCTTTCATCCTGAACCGGTTGATCTGGTTGCCTTAACGAATCGAGTGATCGAAACGCATTTCGCGGATCGTAAAGATAATCGGGTCGTAGATGTATTGATTGAAGGGGAACCCGAACGGGTCTCTGTGGATCAGAAGTTAATCAGCCACGTACTGGTTAATTTACTGTCAAACGCCTTTAAGTTCTCCCAAAGTAACCCGAAGTTACTGATCCGTTTTGGGGCACAACTGGTTATATCGGTTATTGATCAGGGAATTGGTATTCCGGCCGAGGAGCAAGCTCACTTATTCCAGACGTTCTTTCGCGCGAAGAATGTGGTGAATATTCATGGGTCGGGTTTAGGGTTAGTGATTGTTCGCGAGTTTGTGGAACTACACGGAGGTACAATACGAATCGATAGCGTTGAACATGAGGGAACAACTGTGACATTCACCTTATTGAAAGGCTAG
- a CDS encoding hybrid sensor histidine kinase/response regulator: MKTQVLVIEDESSIRENVAELLTLQGFIVDTAPDGHEGINRAIQAQPDLILCDVMMPGMNGYQVLESIRAHHSLRHIPFIFLTARAEPDDLRQGMVLGADDYLVKPFTSKDLLKSIETRLKREQIRHNQLQGQLTDYLTNLGRVAIHEHNTPLAGIMGCIGLLKEDHSILDSSEMESMLDQMMTCCLRLKRTLDNERLTNLLIRPHGSAEYDALSQGNAYVFDALVEQVKQTIEKEHEQPATIRIATEMAHLRLPPHSLTKILEELIDNAIKFSDTGRDVCVSGQIRDECYQLTITNWGRAFKSGDILRIAPYTQFDRKYYEQQGSGLGLFIVKTLIEMNQGHLQIESKPEGLTKVTLQLPLMDRVRSLTKSA; the protein is encoded by the coding sequence ATGAAAACGCAGGTATTAGTCATCGAAGATGAGTCATCTATTCGTGAGAACGTAGCCGAACTGCTTACGCTACAAGGCTTTATTGTCGATACAGCCCCCGATGGCCATGAAGGCATAAACCGAGCCATTCAAGCACAACCCGATTTGATACTTTGCGATGTCATGATGCCCGGAATGAACGGTTATCAGGTACTGGAGTCCATTCGCGCTCACCATTCGCTGCGTCACATACCCTTCATTTTTCTCACGGCCAGAGCCGAACCTGATGACCTCCGCCAGGGTATGGTCTTAGGCGCTGATGACTACCTCGTCAAACCATTTACGAGTAAAGACTTACTAAAATCCATCGAAACCCGGTTGAAGCGAGAGCAGATTCGCCACAACCAATTACAGGGCCAGTTGACCGACTATCTTACTAACCTGGGTCGGGTCGCGATTCATGAGCATAACACACCCTTAGCCGGGATTATGGGCTGTATCGGCCTATTAAAGGAAGATCACTCTATACTCGACTCCTCCGAGATGGAGTCTATGCTGGACCAGATGATGACGTGTTGCTTACGGCTTAAAAGAACCCTCGACAATGAACGTCTCACTAATTTACTGATCCGCCCGCATGGTTCAGCAGAATACGACGCACTAAGCCAGGGCAACGCCTATGTGTTCGATGCGCTTGTTGAACAGGTTAAACAAACGATTGAGAAAGAGCATGAACAGCCTGCAACCATCCGTATTGCTACTGAAATGGCCCATCTACGCTTACCGCCCCACAGCCTGACCAAGATACTGGAGGAGTTGATAGACAATGCGATTAAGTTTTCGGACACAGGTCGTGACGTTTGTGTATCGGGGCAGATTAGGGATGAGTGCTACCAGCTAACCATTACCAATTGGGGACGAGCGTTTAAATCCGGCGATATTCTCCGGATTGCTCCTTACACTCAGTTTGACCGCAAGTATTACGAGCAGCAGGGTTCGGGGCTGGGCTTGTTCATCGTCAAAACCCTAATCGAGATGAACCAGGGGCACTTACAGATTGAGAGTAAGCCAGAGGGCCTTACGAAAGTGACGCTCCAGCTTCCACTGATGGATCGTGTTCGTTCACTGACTAAATCTGCATAA